A single region of the Metarhizium brunneum chromosome 6, complete sequence genome encodes:
- the HNM1_7 gene encoding Choline transport protein: protein MDQSSQLYQKDTVDVNDQATRDAQDLAALGHAQTLSRKFSLWSMLALAFCVLGTWSTMAQDLATGLVNGGPVGILWGLVLVTACNTCVALSLGELVSSMPTALGQAYWIQHLWNTPTGRFASYMCAWINTFGWWTLAASQIAFMTEFLLSMKLMFDPEWPGTEKGWLLFIVYVGITIFFTVINYVSCRKEWILPTFNNFVGVGFAGLFVAFSLALLISVGTKANLSFQSASFVFGQWINQTGWGDGVVWFLGLVQSAYGLTAFDSVIHMVEEIPAPRRNAPRTMYLAVLIGAFSGFIFMVVCLFSIQSVDGVLNPASGNPFIELVQSTIGQVGGAVMIALFIFNGLGQGSSVLTSASRLTWSFARDGGFPWGAWFSHVDETWMVPGRALWLQCGIICLVGILYLFASTVLQAILSVSTIALTISYAMPIISLVVVGRDKLPPGGEFKLGRLGPVINWVSIIYCAITTVFFFFPTTPNPTVSEMNFAIAVFGVMLVLSIGFWFVQGHRTFMQSGEMAPDIQGILYAENCELSQDGSSSAEPRPDNKIKGQTSELTSD, encoded by the coding sequence ATGGATCAATCAAGCCAGCTGTATCAGAAAGATACCGTCGACGTGAACGACCAAGCCACCCGCGATGCGCAAGATCTCGCCGCACTGGGCCATGCCCAGACACTTAGTCGCAAGTTCAGTCTCTGGAGCATGCTTGCTTTGGCCTTTTGCGTGTTAGGAACATGGTCTACTATGGCTCAGGATTTGGCCACTGGCCTCGTCAATGGCGGCCCTGTAGGTATCCTCTGGGGCCTCGTCCTTGTGACGGCTTGCAACACCTGTGTTGCCCTTTCGCTGGGTGAACTCGTCAGCAGCATGCCTACGGCTCTCGGCCAGGCGTATTGGATCCAACATCTGTGGAACACCCCAACCGGCCGGTTCGCGTCTTACATGTGTGCGTGGATCAACACCTTTGGATGGTGGACCTTGGCGGCTTCCCAAATCGCCTTTATGACAGAGTTTCTCCTCTCCATGAAGCTCATGTTTGATCCGGAGTGGCCAGGCACCGAAAAAGGGTGGCTTCTCTTTATTGTCTACGTCGGCATCACCATCTTCTTTACCGTCATCAACTACGTGTCTTGCCGCAAGGAATGGATCCTCCCAACTTTTAACAACTTTGTGGGCGTTGGTTTTGCTGGCCTCTTTGTTGCCTTCTCCCTGGCTCTGCTCATATCCGTTGGTACAAAGGCAAATCTCTCGTTCCAGTCGGCATCATTTGTGTTTGGGCAGTGGATCAACCAGACGGGTTGGGGCGACGGCGTTGTGTGGTTCCTCGGCCTGGTGCAGAGTGCTTATGGCTTGACGGCGTTTGATTCCGTCATTCACATGGTGGAGGAGATTCCTGCGCCTCGACGCAACGCCCCAAGAACCATGTATCTTGCGGTCCTGATCGGTGCTTTCTCGGGCTTCATTTTTATGGTCGTCTGCCTCTTTAGTATCCAGAGCGTGGATGGCGTCTTAAATCCCGCATCTGGCAATCCCTTTATTGAGCTTGTCCAGTCAACCATTGGGCAAGTTGGCGGAGCCGTCATGATTGCCCTGTTCATTTTCAATGGCCTGGGTCAGGGCTCCAGCGTGCTCACCTCGGCTTCTCGACTGACGTGGAGTTTTGCGCGAGATGGCGGGTTTCCCTGGGGCGCCTGGTTCTCTCACGTTGACGAGACTTGGATGGTTCCTGGCCGCGCCCTGTGGCTACAGTGCGGCATCATTTGCCTAGTTGGAATTCTGTACCTGTTTGCCAGCACCGTCTTGCAGGCTATTCTCAGCGTCAGCACCATTGCTCTGACCATTTCTTATGCTATGCCCATTATTTCACTCGTGGTGGTTGGCCGCGATAAGCTGCCTCCTGGCGGAGAATTCAAGCTTGGCCGGCTTGGTCCCGTCATCAACTGGGTGTCAATTATCTACTGCGCCATCACAacggtcttcttcttcttcccaacCACACCGAACCCAACAGTCAGTGAAATGAACTTTGCAATTGCTGTATTCGGCGTTATGCTGGTGCTTTCCATTGGCTTCTGGTTCGTCCAAGGCCACAGAACATTCATGCAGTCAGGGGAGATGGCCCCAGACATCCAAGGCATCTTGTACGCGGAAAACTGCGAGTTGAGCCAAGACGGATCTTCCAGCGCGGAACCTCGGCCGGACAACAAGATCAAGGGGCAGACAAGCGAATTGACCAGCGACTGA